In Silene latifolia isolate original U9 population chromosome 3, ASM4854445v1, whole genome shotgun sequence, a single window of DNA contains:
- the LOC141648037 gene encoding heat shock 70 kDa protein 15-like gives MSVVGFDFGNESCVVAVARQRGIDVVLNDESKRETPAIVSFGEKQRFVGTAGAASALMNPKNTISQIKRLIGRKFSDPELQRDLKSVPFTVTEGSDGFPLIHARYLGETKTFTPTQVLGMLFSNLKGIAEKNLNAAVVDCCIGVPVYFTDLQRRAILDAATIAGLHPLRLIHETTATALAYGIYKTDLPENEPINIAFVDVGHSCLQVCIAAFKKGQLKILAHSFDRSVGGRDFDEVLFEHFAAKFKEEYKIDVYQNARACLRLRAACEKLKKVLSANPVAPLNIECLMEEKDVRGIINREEFEQISIPILERVKKPLEKALTEAGLTNEEIHAVEVVGSGSRVPAIIKIMTDFFGKEPRRTMNASECVAKGCALECAILSPTFRVKEFQVNESFPFPISMSWKGVATEGQNGATEGEQSTVVIPKGTPIPSLKAVTIMRSGTLVVNLHYADVSELQAPAQISSYTIGPFQSAKGDRAKIKVRVRLNLHGIVSVESATLLEEEDIDVPLVKEAATMDTDVPNADLLPETDVTMQDAKGETPASENGMPESAGVSVPEAEERPVQMDTNVKADASKKKVKKTSVPVSEEVYGGLSRGEVQNAVEKEFEMALQDRVMEETKDRKNAVEAYVYDMRNKLNDKYFEFVTPSEKDEFIATLQEVEDWLYEDGEDETKSVYIAKLDDLKKKGDPIEERYKEHMERGGVAQQLVNCVNSFREAAISADPKFDHIELPEKQKVLNACGDAEAWLREKQQQQDALPKYATPLLRSADIMKKADEVTRLCRPIMTKPKPAPPKPATPEPQQPQGSEPQSPGGDSNANPSASETNEEPNPEPMDTEKPEPAPGSA, from the exons ATGAGCGTGGTcgggtttgattttggtaacgAAAGCTGCGTCGTTGCCGTTGCAAGGCAGAGGGGTATTGATGTCGTCCTCAACGACGAGTCCAAGCGGGAGACTCCTGCTATTGTTTCCTTCGGTGAGAAACAGCGGTTTGTTGGAACAGCTGGAGCTGCTTCTGCATTGATGAACCCGAAAAACACCATTTCTCAGATAAAAAGACTAATTGGTCGGAAATTTTCCGATCCCGAGCTGCAAAGGGATCTTAAATCAGTCCCATTTACAGTGACAGAGGGGTCTGATGGGTTTCCCTTGATCCATGCAAGGTACCTTGGGGAAACCAAGACGTTCACCCCGACACAGGTATTGGGTATGTTGTTCTCAAATTTGAAGGGAATAGCAGAGAAAAATTTGAATGCTGCAGTTGTGGACTGTTGCATTGGAGTTCCAGTATATTTCACCGATCTTCAGAGAAGAGCTATCCTAGATGCGGCAACAATTGCTGGTCTACATCCTCTGCGCCTTATCCATGAAACAACAGCTACTGCATTGGCCTATGGTATATACAAGACAGATTTGCCTGAAAATGAGCCCATAAACATTGCATTTGTTGACGTTGGACATTCATGTTTGCAAGTGTGCATCGCTGCCTTCAAAAAAGGTCAACTTAAGATCCTGGCTCATTCGTTTGACCGATCTGTTGGCGGACGAGACTTCGATGAGGTGCTATTTGAGCACTTTGCTGCCAAGTTCAAGGAGGAGTATAAAATTGATGTGTATCAGAATGCAAGGGCTTGCCTTAGGCTTAGGGCGGCCTGTGAGAAGCTTAAAAAGGTACTTAGTGCCAATCCTGTGGCTCCATTGAACATTGAGTGCTTAATGGAAGAGAAGGATGTCAGAGGAATCATTAACAGGGAGGAATTTGAACAAATCAGTATCCCTATTTTGGAGCGAGTGAAGAAACCTTTGGAAAAGGCTCTAACAGAAGCTGGCCTTACTAATGAAGAAATCCATGCTGTCGAGGTGGTTGGCTCAGGTTCAAGGGTTCCAGCCATCATAAAAATTATGACCGACTTTTTCGGGAAGGAGCCGCGGCGCACAATGAATGCCAGTGAGTGTGTTGCAAAGGGTTGTGCTTTGGAGTGTGCAATCCTTAGCCCCACGTTCAGAGTCAAAGAGTTTCAG GTTAATGAAAGCTTCCCATTCCCTATCTCCATGTCATGGAAAGGTGTTGCTACCGAGGGACAAAATGGAGCGACTGAGGGGGAGCAGAGCACTGTAGTTATTCCCAAAGGAACCCCTATACCTAGCTTGAAGGCGGTAACAATTATGAGATCAGGCACATTGGTTGTCAATTTGCATTATGCTGATGTTAGTGAGTTGCAGGCCCCAGCCCAGATCAGTTCCTATACG ATCGGTCCATTCCAATCTGCTAAAGGTGATCGTGCAAAAATTAAAGTCAGAGTAAGACTAAATTTGCATGGAATCGTGTCGGTCGAGTCAGCTACG CTCTTGGAAGAAGAAGACATTGATGTTCCTTTAGTGAAAGAGGCTGCTACGATGGACACGGATGTTCCCAATGCAGATCTCCTTCCTGAAACTGATGTTACAATGCAAGATGCTAAGGGTGAAACCCCTGCCTCAGAAAATGGCATGCCTGAGTCTGCTGGGGTCTCTGTGCCAGAGGCTGAAGAAAGGCCAGTGCAAATGGACACAAATGTCAAG GCTGATGCCTCAAAGAAAAAAGTGAAGAAAACCAGTGTACCTGTGTCCGAGGAGGTTTATGGCGGACTGTCTAGAGGTGAGGTACAGAACGCAGTTGAGAAGGAATTTGAAATGGCCTTACAAGATCGTGTCATGGAGGAAACTAAGGATCGGAAGAACGCTGTGGAAGCTTATGTGTACGACATGAGAAACAAG CTTAatgacaaatattttgagttTGTCACTCCTTCAGAGAAGGATGAATTCATTGCTACACTCCAGGAGGTAGAAGACTGGTTGTATGAGGATGGAGAAGATGAGACCAAGAGTGTTTACATTGCAAAGCTTGATGATCTGAAAAAG AAAGGTGATCCTATTGAGGAACGTTACAAGGAGCATATGGAGCGGGGAGGTGTCGCCCAACAACTTGTTAATTGTGTCAATAGTTTCCGGGAAGCAGCAATTTCAGCTGATCCAAAATTTGATCATATTGAGCTTCCAGAAAAACAAAAG GTCTTAAATGCTTGTGGAGATGCAGAGGCGTGGCTAAGAGAAAAGCAGCAACAGCAGGATGCACTCCCCAAATACGCAACTCCTCTTTTGAGGTCAGCTGATATAATGAAGAAAGCAGATGAGGTTACCAG GTTGTGTAGACCAATAATGACAAAACCTAAGCCAGCTCCACCAAAGCCGGCAACACCAGAGCCACAACAACCGCAAGGAAGTGAGCCGCAGTCTCCTGGGGGTGACAGCAATGCGAACCCTAGTGCAAGTGAGACCAACGAAGAGCCGAACCCTGAGCCTATGGACACTGAGAAGCCCGAGCCAGCTCCAGGCTCAGCTTAA